One segment of Gemmatimonadota bacterium DNA contains the following:
- the dltC gene encoding D-alanine--poly(phosphoribitol) ligase subunit 2, giving the protein MSLSLAERVLGRLAVVAETDEVRTDLELPLYADHVLDSMKTVELIVALAEEFGLDISPAELEADTWATPARLIAWIEERVPA; this is encoded by the coding sequence ATGTCGCTGTCCCTTGCCGAGCGGGTGCTTGGCCGCCTTGCAGTCGTCGCCGAAACCGACGAGGTCCGCACCGACCTCGAGCTTCCGCTCTACGCCGACCACGTGCTCGACTCCATGAAGACCGTCGAGCTCATCGTGGCCCTGGCCGAGGAGTTCGGCCTCGACATCTCGCCGGCCGAGCTCGAAGCGGACACCTGGGCCACCCCGGCGCGGCTGATCGCCTGGATCGAGGAACGGGTGCCCGCGTGA
- a CDS encoding LacI family DNA-binding transcriptional regulator → MATIKDVARLAGVSVATVSRVYNDSDLVRDDTRERVQLVAQQLGYSPHGAARSLITSRTHTLGVLLPDLYGEFFSEVIRGIDQRAQQEGYHVLVSSAREGGRPLEAALRSMRGRVDGLIVMSPDMDAGASRRGLPERFPVVLLNCPPTDTGYDSLGIANFDGAAAMVSHLAGQGHRRIAIIRGAEQNFDAAERLRGYRAAVAERGLEADPALELPGDFSEAAGHAAARRLLTLSRRPTAVFAANDGMAIGALAALRDAGVRVPGEVAVAGFDDIPMARYVDPALTSVHVDISALGGRATDWLLAGLQGRPGQDPRREMLPTTLVVRRSCGARAG, encoded by the coding sequence ATGGCCACTATCAAGGACGTCGCCCGGCTGGCAGGGGTCTCCGTTGCCACCGTCTCCCGGGTCTACAACGACAGCGACCTGGTCCGGGACGACACCCGGGAGCGGGTGCAGCTGGTGGCGCAGCAGCTGGGGTACAGCCCGCACGGGGCGGCCCGCAGCCTCATCACCAGCCGTACCCACACCCTCGGGGTGCTGCTCCCCGATCTCTACGGCGAGTTCTTCTCGGAAGTCATCCGCGGCATCGACCAGCGGGCCCAGCAGGAGGGGTACCACGTTCTGGTCTCGAGCGCGCGGGAGGGCGGGCGGCCGCTGGAGGCCGCGCTGCGTTCGATGCGGGGCCGGGTGGACGGCCTGATCGTGATGTCGCCGGACATGGACGCCGGCGCCAGCCGCCGCGGGTTGCCGGAGCGGTTCCCGGTCGTGCTGCTCAACTGCCCCCCGACGGACACCGGGTACGACAGCCTGGGCATCGCCAACTTCGACGGGGCCGCGGCGATGGTGTCCCACCTGGCGGGCCAGGGACACCGGCGCATCGCGATCATCCGCGGCGCGGAGCAGAACTTCGACGCGGCGGAGCGGCTGCGGGGCTACCGGGCGGCCGTGGCCGAGCGCGGCCTCGAGGCCGACCCGGCGCTGGAGCTGCCGGGCGACTTCAGCGAGGCGGCGGGGCACGCGGCGGCGCGGCGGCTGCTCACCCTGTCCCGGCGGCCGACGGCGGTCTTCGCGGCCAATGACGGCATGGCGATCGGCGCCCTGGCGGCGCTGCGCGACGCCGGGGTCCGGGTCCCGGGCGAGGTGGCGGTCGCCGGTTTCGATGACATCCCGATGGCGCGCTATGTGGACCCGGCGCTGACCTCGGTGCACGTGGACATCAGCGCGCTCGGCGGGCGCGCGACCGACTGGCTCCTGGCGGGACTGCAGGGCCGGCCCGGGCAGGATCCCCGCCGTGAGATGTTGCCCACGACCCTGGTCG
- a CDS encoding D-alanyl-lipoteichoic acid biosynthesis protein DltB, giving the protein MTPYASFSYFALVALLVAPAVWLGWRGRAAGRWILASALLMLVVHHAPSSNLVPGLGRIRDLWVVLAFGAWQWLLARWLLAGGGKKAPAGRFRAALALALLPLVAVKLAPVLAPASRIGFLGVSYVCFRALDVLFAVRDGLVTTLAPGAYTAFVGFFPALSSGPIDRFRRFLKDYEAPRSRVQLLADLDHAAWQLHLGLLAKFIVAALIKQYWMDPAAKLPGLGGMLSYMYAYSAYLFFDFAGYSGIAIAVSHACGIRVPPNFNRPYLATSIQDFWNRWHISLSTWFRDQIYMRFLLANTKAGWLKDKQLAASAGFGITFLLMGLWHGIAWHYVLYGLYHAVLLSGHGYLGAGAQGPALHQGARVDRRELAADHQSGLFRVPPLFGTPDGSAWAGAALSRRRPWLAHHATTSRKPARSAGPAVGPPPSAAAMCGAANQ; this is encoded by the coding sequence GTGACGCCCTACGCCTCCTTCAGCTACTTCGCGCTGGTGGCGCTGCTGGTGGCGCCCGCCGTCTGGCTCGGCTGGCGTGGGCGCGCCGCCGGCCGCTGGATCCTCGCCAGCGCGCTGCTCATGCTGGTGGTGCATCACGCGCCCAGCAGCAACCTGGTCCCCGGGCTGGGCCGGATCCGTGACCTGTGGGTGGTGCTCGCGTTCGGCGCCTGGCAGTGGCTGCTGGCCCGGTGGCTGCTGGCCGGCGGAGGCAAGAAGGCGCCCGCCGGCCGGTTCCGCGCGGCGCTGGCGCTCGCGCTCCTCCCCCTGGTCGCGGTCAAGCTGGCGCCGGTGCTGGCCCCCGCGTCGCGGATCGGCTTCCTCGGCGTCTCATACGTCTGCTTCCGCGCGCTCGACGTGCTCTTCGCGGTGCGCGACGGCCTGGTCACCACCCTGGCGCCCGGGGCCTACACCGCGTTCGTGGGCTTCTTCCCCGCGCTGTCCTCGGGGCCGATCGACCGGTTCCGCCGCTTCCTCAAGGACTACGAGGCCCCGCGGAGCCGCGTCCAGCTGCTCGCCGACCTCGACCACGCGGCGTGGCAGCTGCACCTCGGGCTGCTGGCCAAGTTCATCGTCGCCGCGCTGATCAAGCAGTACTGGATGGACCCGGCGGCGAAGCTCCCGGGGCTGGGCGGGATGCTGTCGTACATGTACGCCTACAGCGCCTACCTGTTCTTCGACTTCGCGGGCTACAGCGGGATCGCCATCGCGGTCAGCCACGCCTGCGGCATCCGGGTGCCGCCCAACTTCAACCGGCCCTACCTGGCCACCAGCATCCAGGACTTCTGGAACCGGTGGCACATCAGCCTCTCCACCTGGTTCCGCGACCAGATCTACATGCGCTTCCTGCTCGCCAACACCAAGGCGGGCTGGCTCAAGGACAAGCAGCTCGCGGCGTCGGCGGGCTTCGGGATCACGTTCCTCCTGATGGGACTCTGGCACGGGATCGCCTGGCACTACGTGCTGTACGGGCTCTACCACGCCGTGCTGCTGTCGGGGCACGGGTACCTGGGGGCGGGCGCTCAAGGACCAGCCCTTCACCAAGGGGCGCGCGTGGACCGCCGCGAGCTGGCTGCTGACCATCAATCTGGTCTGTTTCGGGTTCCTCCTCTTTTCGGGACACCTGACGGCTCCGCATGGGCAGGTGCCGCGCTGAGTCGCCGCAGGCCCTGGCTGGCCCACCACGCCACCACCAGCAGGAAGCCCGCCCGTAGCGCCGGCCCGGCCGTCGGCCCGCCCCCCAGCGCCGCGGCCATGTGCGGCGCCGCGAACCAGTAG
- a CDS encoding helix-turn-helix domain-containing protein, with protein sequence MPENFGDFVRHRREMLRAGDPRFSVRQVAARVGLEPSYLSKIERGEQAPPSEESIRALAGDLGIDPDLLLALAGKVGSDLQKIILKRPQLFAELLRDLRHLPDHAVLRLVREVRDGKW encoded by the coding sequence ATGCCTGAAAACTTCGGCGACTTCGTTCGCCACCGGCGGGAGATGTTGCGGGCCGGGGACCCCCGGTTCTCCGTGCGGCAGGTCGCCGCCCGGGTGGGGCTCGAGCCCTCGTATCTCAGCAAGATCGAGCGGGGGGAGCAGGCCCCGCCCTCGGAGGAGTCCATCCGGGCCCTGGCGGGAGACCTGGGCATCGATCCCGACCTGCTGCTGGCGCTGGCCGGAAAGGTCGGCTCGGATCTGCAGAAGATCATCCTCAAGCGGCCGCAGCTGTTTGCGGAGTTGCTGCGGGACCTGCGGCACCTCCCGGACCACGCGGTGCTCCGGCTGGTGCGCGAGGTGCGGGACGGCAAGTGGTAG
- the dltA gene encoding D-alanine--poly(phosphoribitol) ligase subunit DltA: MDLIARIERRGRETPDRVAHQSGARSMTWGELLRRSRALAAWLATHLPDDASPVVVRGHKEPEMLVAFLACARTRHPYVPLDTGLPPARAERIVALARAPLTLEPARIAELSAGDHGEPPVRAVGPDDLHYIMFTSGSTGDPKGVPITRGNLEHFLAWMLAEQRPADGGTWLNQCIFGFDVSHMDTYLCLLTGGTLVSVTKEQVADLKQLFAMLGSSGVTEWVSTPAFAQLCLVERKFARGMLPDVRTFLFCGEALPPDTVTQLLDRFPGAEVWNTYGPTEATIATTSIRVDREVVARYAPLPIGRPMLGSRVVILDAERRPVPAGERGEIVIAGPNVSPGYLHRPDLTEKAFFRFEGAPAYRTGDWGHVRDGLLFCEGRMDFQVKLHGHRIELGDIEANLCALPGVAGAAVLPVEKDGRVDALAAYVMLADAPAGTDREKATRLREALAARVPAYMVPRKFLFVEAFPMTPNGKIDRKALAARP; the protein is encoded by the coding sequence ATGGACCTCATCGCGCGGATCGAGCGCCGGGGTCGCGAGACGCCCGACCGGGTGGCGCACCAGAGCGGGGCGCGCTCCATGACCTGGGGCGAGCTGCTGCGCCGGTCCCGGGCCCTCGCGGCGTGGCTGGCCACCCACCTCCCCGACGACGCCTCGCCGGTGGTGGTGCGCGGGCACAAGGAACCGGAGATGCTGGTGGCGTTCCTCGCCTGCGCGCGGACCCGCCACCCCTACGTGCCGCTCGACACCGGCCTCCCCCCCGCCCGCGCCGAGCGCATCGTGGCGCTGGCCCGCGCGCCGCTCACCCTGGAGCCGGCCCGGATCGCCGAGCTCTCCGCCGGCGACCATGGCGAGCCGCCGGTCCGCGCCGTGGGCCCGGACGACCTGCACTACATCATGTTCACCTCGGGCTCCACCGGTGACCCGAAGGGCGTCCCCATCACCCGCGGCAACCTCGAGCACTTCCTGGCGTGGATGCTGGCGGAACAGCGGCCCGCCGACGGGGGCACCTGGCTCAACCAGTGCATCTTCGGCTTCGACGTGTCCCACATGGACACCTACCTCTGCCTCCTCACCGGGGGCACCCTGGTCAGCGTGACCAAGGAACAGGTGGCCGACCTCAAGCAGCTCTTTGCCATGCTCGGCAGCTCCGGCGTGACCGAGTGGGTCTCGACGCCGGCGTTCGCGCAGCTGTGTCTCGTGGAGCGGAAGTTTGCCCGGGGGATGCTGCCGGACGTGCGCACGTTCCTCTTCTGCGGCGAGGCGCTGCCGCCGGACACCGTGACCCAGCTCCTGGACCGTTTCCCCGGGGCGGAGGTGTGGAACACCTACGGTCCCACCGAGGCCACCATCGCCACCACTTCGATTCGAGTGGATCGCGAGGTCGTGGCCCGCTATGCGCCGCTCCCGATCGGACGGCCGATGCTGGGGAGCCGCGTGGTGATCCTCGACGCCGAGCGGCGCCCGGTGCCGGCCGGCGAGCGGGGCGAGATCGTCATCGCGGGACCCAACGTGAGCCCGGGCTACCTGCACCGCCCCGACCTCACTGAAAAGGCGTTCTTCCGCTTCGAGGGCGCGCCGGCCTACCGGACCGGCGACTGGGGGCACGTCCGCGACGGCCTGCTGTTCTGCGAGGGCCGGATGGACTTCCAGGTGAAGCTGCACGGGCACCGGATCGAACTGGGTGACATCGAGGCCAACCTCTGCGCGCTGCCCGGCGTGGCCGGCGCGGCCGTGCTGCCCGTGGAGAAGGACGGCCGGGTGGATGCCCTGGCCGCCTATGTCATGCTGGCCGACGCCCCCGCGGGCACCGACCGGGAAAAGGCCACCCGCCTGCGCGAGGCGCTGGCGGCGCGGGTGCCGGCGTACATGGTGCCGCGGAAGTTCCTGTTCGTGGAGGCGTTCCCCATGACGCCCAACGGCAAGATCGACCGCAAGGCGCTCGCGGCCCGCCCGTGA
- a CDS encoding alkaline phosphatase family protein: protein MPLPPRALLCSLLVLGGAVGLRAQAPADARVILITFDGIRAEDFFGGLDTIVSAREEDSGIYDLERLRRDYWRDTPEARRRAVMPFFWDSLAPRGMVLGDPTRGSSMRITNSHGFSAPGYQEILTGHAQPDVTSNDQRRYPHRTVLEHVRATLRLAPERVAAFTSWENFRFYVASQEGAVFVNAGYDSIPADRQTPIMARLLGVQPRALALWEGSRLDAFTGALALEWLRRHDPRVMYLAFNDTDDLAHNRRYDRVLDALHALDDFLRELWQTVESLPAYRGRTTIILTTDHGRGHTPRDWTDHGEDVPGSETIWLAVIGPRTPDRGVVAGVAATQANIAATLLECLGLPGAGWSAETAPPVAGACVR from the coding sequence ATGCCTCTCCCGCCCCGCGCGCTGCTGTGCTCCCTGCTCGTCCTCGGCGGCGCCGTCGGTCTCCGCGCCCAGGCCCCCGCCGACGCCCGCGTCATCCTCATCACCTTCGACGGCATCCGGGCCGAGGACTTCTTCGGCGGCCTCGATACCATCGTGAGCGCCCGCGAAGAGGACAGCGGCATCTACGACCTCGAGCGCCTGCGCCGGGACTACTGGCGCGACACCCCCGAGGCCCGCCGACGGGCGGTCATGCCCTTCTTCTGGGACTCCCTCGCCCCCCGCGGCATGGTGCTCGGCGACCCCACGCGCGGCAGCTCGATGCGCATCACCAACTCCCATGGCTTCTCCGCGCCCGGCTACCAGGAGATCCTCACCGGGCACGCCCAGCCCGACGTGACCAGCAACGACCAGCGCCGCTATCCGCATCGCACGGTGCTCGAGCACGTCCGCGCAACGCTGCGCCTCGCCCCGGAGCGGGTCGCCGCCTTCACCTCGTGGGAGAACTTCCGCTTCTACGTCGCGAGCCAGGAGGGCGCGGTCTTCGTCAATGCCGGCTACGACAGCATCCCCGCCGACCGGCAGACGCCGATCATGGCCCGGCTCCTCGGCGTGCAGCCCCGGGCCCTCGCGCTGTGGGAGGGCAGCCGCCTCGACGCCTTCACCGGGGCCCTCGCGCTGGAGTGGCTGCGACGGCACGATCCCCGGGTGATGTACCTCGCCTTCAACGACACCGACGACCTGGCGCACAACCGCCGCTACGATCGGGTGCTCGACGCGCTGCACGCGCTGGATGACTTCCTGCGCGAACTGTGGCAGACCGTCGAGTCCCTCCCGGCCTATCGCGGCCGCACCACCATCATCCTCACCACCGACCACGGCCGTGGTCACACCCCCCGCGACTGGACCGACCACGGCGAGGACGTGCCGGGCTCCGAGACCATCTGGCTCGCCGTCATCGGTCCCCGGACGCCGGACCGGGGCGTGGTGGCCGGCGTCGCGGCCACCCAGGCGAACATCGCGGCCACCCTGCTCGAATGCCTGGGGCTGCCGGGCGCGGGCTGGAGCGCGGAGACCGCGCCGCCGGTGGCGGGCGCATGCGTCCGCTGA